The Cydia strobilella chromosome 5, ilCydStro3.1, whole genome shotgun sequence region ctgaaataaaactttatttattttttattttattttatttttatatctgtCTTTGTTCATACTGacatcgtacatcttagaccttaactttacctactatttgtacgaactgcaaaagtaactttgtaatggcatatatttaatacacacttacttatgcagttcttaaatcttaaaaacgagactgatattgcaatatttttaggatTATTATGGCTTggtaagctaaaaactacttatgtttaaaatttgaagctcgTGGGTCTGCTAAAAGTatcttagaattatgatgatcgtaaTTGAaagagtgtgtcagtgacaaaactaaggaactttgacgtgcaataataaTTCTTAAgctacaagttcaaatttaatGTTCTTGGGAATGGGAATATACCTAAACCATATACACTAAATTACAtgacgtcgaaaatggcctcaatggcttcgagaaaaggatggtactctttgttttgctcgacttggcggtaCAGTCGATGTTTAAAATGTTTAGAAATACCCAAAGACAGGCGCCAACTCGACGACCGCGCCATTAACCCGTCAGATGCGATGAGCAGGAACATCGGAAGCGACGTTGCGCGCCTCACTTGTTACGTTACCAGTCACACTCGTGAATAAAACGACATGTAACACGCTGTCAATTCGATGAacattttatacttttataaacATTGATGCGACTCGCACTGCATTGACAGCATTTCAAATTTTCACATTGGTGTAACTCAAGGACTTTTAACTTAAGCTCGGTGTCCCGTCATTttgttaagaaaaatatttcctAATTGTACgagaaaatataggtatattacttatacttatatgatGGGTTGAATGTTTCTGTAATGAGGTACTTAGAGATTACATAGTTGAAGTAAACGTTATTGTTTGAAAATATAACTATCTATTTTTTGAGGTACAATTTATTTGGGTGTGAAGTGTTTTAGGAACAGAGGTACCGGCACTTTGAAAATTGTATGTTgatttataataggtattaaCCCTCTTTTTTTACGACATTTAATGTGCCCTCATTCGACAACAAAGTTATACCGCTTCGAGTATTATCTTATAATAGGCTTCCCACATTTCATGCGACTGTTTGTATtagattttataattttaatcgcTTTCGTATTAATCTTACGGAAGATAATCAAGATGGACTTCTTTCAACAGCGACGCTCTATATATACTAAAATCGCATGAATaacttttttttcgattttgtcgCTTAGTTCGTTATTCCATAACGCAGTCCAATTAAACCTGCGTAAACCTATGTTAAACAGAATTATTTTTAGCACGCAACACAAATCCAATATGTGCGAACTCCAAAATCCAGAGCAAATTAAACCCAATTCTGAAACAGACCCCTTTCAATTGAAAATGCTCTCTCATTTAGCTTCAAATGTTTACGCGTGGGCATTTCATAAAGCATTAGGGAAACTTAACATACACCGTTCTGACATTTCTTGAATATTAACAACGGACAGGAGGTATATAAGGGTCCCGAGGTTCCCTGTACCGCATTCCTTCAGGGTGTGTGGTTTGTTTAAGTACAAAGCTCAAAGGTAAGTTGCTAAACAAGATAAGTTTCTGTTGACGGCGCGTGGCGGCGAtaaattaagaggaaaggggatggcCGTTTCCCCATAGAAACGTTGTCCCCATttccctctctggatattgacattatggaaaatattcgaTGTGTATTAACTTGCTATGCCCTTACGTTTGACTTTTACATTTTttgattatggtaaaaattaggagcaaaaaacaggttgaatacaaattttaaaatgctccttacttttataaatttataataattaaaaattaaaaaaaattaaacggagGCAGCTGTTAGTTGATAtgcaacaaattgtgtcaaaatatattcaataatgataatatccagAGAGTACCTgttagtacagcggccagagggcctaaaacaccattcgatatgactgtacagtatactaccgacaagtggtatcgttgtgttcggtacactctactgagtacgaaataacaacttgtcactttctaagagtgtgggggggataactgtgacgtcactaaATCAGCAatacagtttttaacttttttcttttaaacataccatgtggggtaccaaatgaaagggatttgtgagtagattacaaatatataacatagtctaacattttcactacttggtctaacaaatattagaaaatgatcaaaaatttcacaattcagagttgactttgaactgctctaaattgaatatGGCTGAATGGATTAGTCCAAATATTATACAgtatgactgtgaatatcctttatatcatgtctaaaaataattaactagaTATATCCAATAAtaagaaaagtaggtacatcaagttgaataacactataattttctgttatactatttataccaaaataaatacttacatacattagaccagaaaattatactggtaTTCAACTTcatgtacatttattatttttggatatatcagtttaattatttttagacataataaagaggatattcacagtcattgtTAATCCATTCagaaattttcaatttagagcagttcaaaatcaactcaggattgtgaaatttttgagcgttttctaataatttgttagaccaagtagtgaaaatgttagactatgttatatatttgtaatctactcacaaagccctttttatttggtaccccacatggtatgttaaaaaaagttaaaaactttgtattgccgactttgtgacgtcacagttatcccccccacactcttagaaagtgacaagttgttatttcgtactcagtagagtctaccgaacacaacgataccacttgtcggtagtatactgtccagtcacatcgaatggtgttttaggccatcGGGCCGCTGTACTatatgaggactacgtttgtatgaaaaggcgatttcgcgcgggtcctccactttcgtcttaatattTGAGGTTGTAACGTGTATGATGTAATatgaaatgtataatatatgtttatgCGTTTTGTTAAATAACTAGCGTGAATAAATACGGTTAATTTTTTGATCTTTTTATAATTTGCCTGCTGTAATTATGTgagtgctaagctaatagtctAATTAAGCTATGCTACCAATCAAACCGAGGTTCAGTGTTCGAACCTCAGCGGTAGCCACACGCCAGCGGCACACATTATGTTAACGTCTCATTGACCAACCTCAAAGCCGTAGCCACATGTCAAAACCTTCAGTTACTAAAGCCATAGCTTTGCTTGTCAAATTATGGGTATAGACCGCAAAAGCTTAAAAGCAAGTATAATATAGAGTCGCTACACGCGTATTAGGTACGCCAGGCCCTtgggcatggagactgtataaaggagccaaatctctatgtatgaaaagtgtccatcaaaaaacagtaattaggcggcgccaccatacaccgaaatactgccaaaaacaacctacgtaatttggtcgggttatttgttgccttatatggttcatgttatactcatgtcccagagcctaactagcgccgccggagagattaggaactattatttaaagcttaacgcggtcacttttacaacaattctgccataagagattgcgatcctttctataccatccatacccttGGGGAacaaattatggatggtatagaaaggatgccaatctcttatggcagaattgttgcaaaagtgaccgctttcagctttaaataatagttcctaatctctccggtggcgctagttaggctctgggacatgagtataacatgaaccaacaaataacccgaccaaattacgtaggttgtttttggtagtatttcggtgtatggtggcgccgcctaattactgttttttgatggacacttttcatacatagagatttggctcctttatatagtctccatggaacAAATGTATCGATAATAAAAACACGTTTCAAAATGGCTGACAACTGAAACCAACTGAAACTGTCACATTCGACAAAGATAAAATTATAACTTCATGACTAACTGATTTCGCACACAAACACACAGGTAGTATAGGTATAGAGTACTCCTATTGAGCCATTCACTCAAAGCGTAACATAAGTAGATTTAGACCAAGTaatgtctgcaacgattttgatagcgtacgcagtgcaagtgttatttgtacgtcataatttcatagaagtttgacgtttaaaataacacttgcactgcgtgtgttatcaaaatcgttgcagactttcttggtttgactctagtaTAATACACAGAGGACATGTTCACCGctaaggcggttatcacactgccGCCGCAATTCGTTGCGAAGTGCGAAGTAAAGAATTCGCGTGGGGCGACGAATCGACGATGGTACGGTGGTGCGATTTGCTCCAGGTCGAAAAAAGGCCTTGGTAAGGGGCCGGCAAACGACATGTGGCTGTGTGGTCTTTGGAGGTATTAGGTACACCATCCCAGACAAGAGAAGTTTTACCACTGAAAAGGACATTAACCTCTGGCCTAGGTTAAGCCCTTCGGTCTTCTCGAGCTTGTTACTGTTTCAAGATAACGTAATCCCGGATAACGGAATAGCCAATTAGCTCAAGCCTCGAACTATCTAATTAATAGACCGAAGTATGACGACTAGGTATCTAGGTACTTGGACACCgtaaatgtatttattgccTTTGTGCAATATGTAGGTATCGTGAAGCGCGTTCGGCCGCTATAAACAAATTTATTCGATATGCTAACAAATTGCTTTTATAAGCAACTTTGACCACAAAGCAATTCAATTTCCACAAAATGTCAATGCTGTTGTCAGCCCGTTTTGCAAAATATTCAAGAAACCGTTTTCAAATAAAGTTTGACGCTCACATAACGCCTCGGTAGTATCTACTCAGTATAGTAGCGAGGTAGCACCCGATCGACGCCAGTTCACGGTCAGCTCAGTATATTGTTTTGAATTTTACCGAAAGCATCGCTTCGACGCGTTATTCCGTTGTCTTGGCAATAGTATCGACGACAAATAATCTCATGTAAAACAGCTGTCACATCACAGCTCCGCAAGCGCGATGTCTCGCTACCGGCCTTCGAATCTGTAGCTCGGTGTTGCATTACATAAGGTATGTACTTTTAAGATACTTCTCTTCCAAGTACATACCTGGATGTATAACTATGCGTTAACCTTAAGTCTATTTTAAAAACTTGCATACTTTCAACATCTTCTAGTCTCGTTTGAATTTGTAACCAATACTTTTGACGTACATAGGTACGAATGGTAttctaggaacaaacttgtctAAATAACTTATGAGGCGACTAGCTGGCATTGTAATCTGTCTCGCAGACACTTCACATAATGATACCAAAACattaattgcattttattttttataacgaaacttccgtgagactctgacatttaaatatctttttcatatctcatactctgaaagtgggtcgttgatgttctaaaaagtgagcagaaagtgatacgtttctgctctagtgcagaaaaatAGTGctcctctgcgtccccgtcccacgacgaactgggtggaaacaaaatttaaaaattgtgtcTTTATATTTCCTCGCCTGTAACAATTGATAATTGTTCACgttttactaatcccgcattgaatcttTATAAGGcaggaaccaaaaggaataggTACACCAAAAATATTGTTTGCGTAAATAAGCAGGCAGAATCTTACACAGCCACAGTTAagcgtttgtacgatattaaatgggtttttaaagttgTTTAGTGTTTAGACTGTTTAGTactatattcatgaaaataaaataaaaaataagataaatattgCATATTTgaattcattaaattgttatttaatatttaaattctttaaaatagtAACCTTTATTATGTTGGCAGAATGACTAATGCCATTGACTATTGGTAATTTTAGAACGAAAAATATAACAgccaatcccgctgattttcatactaaaataaacaaatcattttaaaattactgcagtttgttaaaatatgtgtgtgtttttgtaaatattgcaatcaAAATGattttcgctaggggttatttatcttcacacatctaaagtctccgattgcaagtaagtcctaaggaaaacaatcatggccgtaggtctattaggtactttaattactgattttgcaaaattttcttgtcttgtttggtttcctcgcacTTGATATGAAAAGTAGTCTTGCGTTCGCGCCAAACTACCTCTACAGAAATGAAagcctttcaacccttggttaacaatctactaaaaACAGGTCGCTCACGTTTTTAAGGCGAAATGTTTTCACTTAAAGAACGTGAGTGATTATACATATAGGTTGTAAgagaaacaaagaaaaagtaacatacagtctggcaaaaaagagtagaaattaaaaagtggcaacactgtagtgtcgtccctttcaaatcaatctaagaaaaaacgggacgacactaccgtgttgccactttttaatttctactcttttttgccagattgTACCTTGAATAATGTTTCTAATCTCTATCTATGCCCCTGTTCTGAACTGTTCCATCTTGCAGATGAAAGTCCTGATATTGATGGTATTCCTGTTCACTTTGGCGCTTTGCGCCGGACATATCGGCGGAGGCCTGATGATGCAAGACCTCAGTCCTCAGGTGTACTGCGGCAGAAACCTAGCCATAGCGATATCGGAGCTCTGTCTTATGCAGAGACACCAAAAGAGATCCGAGACCTTGTTCGGTGAGTAGATATAtgagatatagttggtcaagcaaatcttgtcagtaaataggaacaaagaaaactatactcatccttttcatttgggtgctagtactagtgtaagacaaagagtatgattctctctgtctatgtttgaaatgagacagtcccttgacaaactataagtctTTAATAACCCACTCTAATATAAAAGCTGTAATAGCTATTTAAGATATGACTCGGAGGACAAAAGCtgttaattagtattttaattaGCCTTACTGTGTTAAGACAGCATTAATTCAGCGGTATAAGTACGAGCTAAAACCTGAATAGCAGATGATGGACATAGGATGTCGCTTAAGTGtgccaataattaacatttagcataacaagcaataagttaagtagcatagcaagtagaataatttagttaactATCTTATCAGCAGGCAAACTGTGAACAACAGTTTTGCAGGaaactgtataaattgtatgtataattttggaataataaatctctctaACTATCTATCTATAGGATTAGGAGAACAAAACTCGATGGTTTAGTATTTAAGTAAGCTTTAAGAGAAAATACCAGCTGAGCCCCTTTtcagatttgagaattttagataactatctccgtcgcgctgacgggggcggcttctaaaattagtgcgataagggcAAAAattcctgcgtaaaaatctcagaaatcgaggtttcgttctcgacattttcctcctccaaaacttaaccaatcgtaacgaaattttgggaacggaatgagaatagttatttgttatacaagggtgcaaagttgtattttacccgcgagtgtttcaacacacgagaagtaaaatacatttgcacccgtgtgtaacacaaaacttttcacctcactatagcgaggaaagtgcaacatccacaggcgttagatcatcttcatcactgaaatcactcattttttacgatattataacaaaaaactctggaaattctgtatttttacgtgagaagtttttaagtaaaaaaaattgttgacaatgttgacatttctgacgtatgaaatgtcaatgatgcgttttgaaattgcatcgactcaacttatatttaacatcattattaaaaaacaaacgtttcttatggaactttgaggtttataacataaaatcattaaataaagctaaatttggtattttttattagattctcaaaccatttgtttaatgaaaattaatatcaaacgaatcattattataaatgagcgttttacgttttgttatctgtcaagctacttaaacacgctccatccaaggtcaaattactttccccactagtggataaaatgcgtttttccccgcttgttttaaaggataaaagacaactttccgagctagtgaggggaaaagatatTATCTGTGTCTGACCGTTTTGTTTTCTGCGTTTATTGTTGCCGATTTTGTATGCTTATAGGCGTCTGTTTACTTACAGCGCATTTAATTGgcagcgcgcgcgcgcgtgtaatatctccggtgttgcaggcgtccataggctacggtaactgcttaccatcaggcgggccgtatgcttgattgccaccgacgtggtataaaattgGCAGTTTTTACCGCTCTCATGCGcgagcaacagaaatacatcatctgtgaaaatgtcaactgtctagctatcacggttcaagagatacagcctggtgacagacatacggacagacggacaacggagtctcagtgatagggtcccgtttttatcctttgggtacggaaccctaaaaaatattaatctagggccaaaatccagagagtataatgtcgagaacgtttgtatggaaaaatgatCACAAATGTTTCCTCTTAAGgagctacctgaggttttcatcgatttttgacaagttttgaatcttatctcctacttttgcactacatatagaattataagacaagcggctatcggttcttcaatcttttatctccatttttgtctaccggattgtgaaaaaaatgaatacttatttatttatgattgttttaaacattgtctaaaaaaacacttttttcgtatctcgattgctgtgaaagatctgacttatacgaaatctacatatttgggtttgtattagacgtctctaaaaatttgtctaaggttttaattttaaactaattaacacaaaagttatggccagaaaaccagttttttggcctaaaattgttcaactttgatgccaaatatttcgaaaacaatgaactttgaagtaaatatgggatactatattgctaaaatccgttgctgttaatatgataagctacaaaaaacattagaaaactaagggattcaaatcgaagttcattggggcatgggatccccttaatatGTTTATATAGCCTTAACTCGGCCCTCTATAAGTTTAAAGCTGTATGAGACATGTAAGATATAGGGTTGAAAGAGCAAAAACTGATAATTAAGCCTTTATATAACTTTCAACGAACTTAGTTTACTTTTACTCAGACTTCATAGGTACAGCTTTTATGCTACCaaaagcaataaataaattgaccAATTCGTTTGTATAAAGGTTGAGTATTAAGCTTACTGGACTTTGTCACAGCTTACTTATCTAGCTTAATGTGTACAAAAAGTCCGTTACGCAACACTTTATCTGCCATTTTCTGGTTGCTTGGGATACATCGTATATATTATGGGCACACAGATacagatatacctataggtattatgGGCTTACAGAAAACCACAGCCCTAATAGTACtgatacttacctacttactactGCCTCTTCTCCCTCTTGACTCCGAGTTTAGATGATGATGTGGTGATTTGCTTCACAGGTACTGGCATTTCCCCCTACTACAAAGAGGACTTTGGCTATCCTTGGCTTCCCCCCCAGCAGGCAAAAGGCCTGGCGCTTCCCTCGCGCGGCAAGAGGCTCGTAAACGGAATCGTTGACGAATGCTGCAATAAGCCCTGCAGCATGGAAGAAATGCTCGGTTACTGTAATTAGGTTAGATAACATCTTATAGCTCATTTGAAAGATTTTGTTAATgaattgttataaaattataactgtTAGCAGTTGAATATTTATAATAGAGTTTTAGAAGATTGGAACGAACCTA contains the following coding sequences:
- the LOC134741847 gene encoding bombyxin A-3 homolog, whose product is MKVLILMVFLFTLALCAGHIGGGLMMQDLSPQVYCGRNLAIAISELCLMQRHQKRSETLFGTGISPYYKEDFGYPWLPPQQAKGLALPSRGKRLVNGIVDECCNKPCSMEEMLGYCN